One window of Marinobacterium aestuarii genomic DNA carries:
- a CDS encoding bifunctional sugar phosphate isomerase/epimerase/4-hydroxyphenylpyruvate dioxygenase family protein: MKTALATVTISGSLQEKLRAAAQAGFDGVEIFENDLTQFDGTARDLRLMAEDLGLEIIALQPFRDFEAMPEPWRTQNFYRAQRKFELMHELGTKRLLICSNVSPHVIDDRDRAAADLHELAELARQQDFIIGYEALAWGRHVADYDVAWDIIKRADHPNLGINLDTFHMFARGNTLDVLRDEIPIDKIALVQVADAPRLQMEVLHYSRHFRCFPGQGDLPVVEFVQCLKDKGFDDYLSHEIFNDEFRSSSPLEKAVDGMRSLIWLDEQTSATPAQAAALEPAAAPAPQPEITDVEFIEFAVEGDSGAELVALLQSLGFRETHRHRSKNVSLMRQGDINLVLNREPLSQAHEHYQAHGVSICALAFATTDLGAMLARTERYRSSRFANQAGPGELNIPAIRGIGDSLVYFVERPGKFRFFDIDFVALDDTGESSVGLQRIDHIGQTVSNTDFLSASFFYKSLFGFEVEASTDLPDIYGLVVSRVAKSRDGRVRIPLNMTAAREASAQRFIHKAKGSGVQQIAFACEDIFAAATAVGAEQLLPIPQNYYRDLDARFAPEPDVLARLRSLNILYDRNDDGEFFHFYTREAHGVFFEVVQRIGNYDRYGEANAHIRMASQARQYRRDEGL, encoded by the coding sequence ATGAAAACGGCACTCGCGACGGTCACGATTTCAGGTTCACTGCAGGAAAAGCTGCGCGCCGCGGCGCAGGCGGGCTTTGATGGCGTGGAAATTTTCGAGAACGATCTGACTCAGTTCGATGGCACGGCGCGGGATCTACGCCTGATGGCGGAAGATCTGGGGCTCGAAATCATTGCCCTGCAGCCGTTTCGCGACTTCGAGGCAATGCCGGAACCCTGGCGCACGCAGAACTTTTACCGGGCACAGCGCAAGTTCGAGCTGATGCATGAGCTGGGCACCAAACGACTGCTGATCTGCAGCAACGTGTCGCCCCATGTGATCGATGATCGCGACCGTGCCGCCGCCGATCTGCACGAACTGGCGGAACTGGCTCGCCAGCAGGACTTTATCATTGGCTACGAGGCGCTGGCCTGGGGCCGCCATGTGGCGGATTACGACGTTGCCTGGGATATCATCAAACGCGCCGATCACCCGAATCTGGGCATTAATCTGGATACCTTCCATATGTTTGCCCGCGGCAATACCCTGGATGTGCTGCGCGACGAGATTCCCATCGACAAGATAGCCCTGGTGCAGGTGGCCGATGCGCCACGGCTGCAGATGGAAGTGCTGCACTACAGCCGGCATTTTCGCTGCTTCCCGGGACAGGGCGACCTGCCGGTGGTGGAGTTCGTGCAGTGCCTCAAGGACAAGGGCTTTGACGATTACCTGTCCCATGAAATCTTTAATGATGAATTCCGCTCCTCGTCGCCGCTGGAAAAGGCTGTGGACGGCATGCGCTCACTGATCTGGCTCGACGAGCAGACCAGCGCTACGCCCGCACAGGCAGCTGCACTTGAGCCCGCGGCGGCCCCGGCACCGCAGCCCGAGATCACCGATGTCGAGTTTATCGAGTTTGCCGTCGAAGGTGACAGTGGCGCCGAGCTGGTGGCATTGCTGCAGAGTCTGGGCTTTCGCGAAACTCACCGCCACCGCTCCAAGAATGTCAGCCTGATGCGCCAGGGCGACATCAACCTGGTGCTGAACCGCGAACCTCTGAGCCAGGCCCATGAGCACTACCAGGCCCACGGCGTGTCTATCTGTGCCCTGGCCTTTGCCACCACCGATCTGGGCGCCATGCTGGCGCGCACCGAGCGCTACCGCAGCAGTCGTTTTGCCAATCAGGCCGGCCCCGGCGAGCTGAACATTCCGGCCATCCGCGGCATAGGTGACAGCCTGGTGTACTTTGTCGAACGCCCGGGCAAGTTCCGCTTTTTCGATATCGACTTTGTGGCGCTGGACGATACCGGCGAGTCCAGTGTCGGGCTGCAGCGCATCGATCATATAGGCCAGACGGTATCCAATACCGACTTCCTGTCGGCGTCCTTTTTCTACAAATCGCTGTTCGGCTTCGAGGTTGAAGCCAGTACGGACCTGCCGGATATCTATGGCCTGGTGGTGAGCCGCGTGGCCAAGAGCCGGGATGGCCGGGTGCGCATACCGCTTAACATGACCGCCGCGCGGGAAGCCTCGGCGCAGCGCTTTATCCACAAGGCCAAGGGGTCAGGCGTGCAGCAGATCGCCTTTGCCTGCGAGGATATCTTTGCGGCGGCTACTGCGGTGGGCGCTGAGCAGTTGCTGCCCATTCCGCAAAACTACTACCGTGATCTGGATGCACGCTTTGCGCCTGAGCCCGACGTACTGGCCCGCCTGCGCAGCCTGAACATTCTGTATGATCGCAATGACGACGGCGAATTCTTCCACTTCTATACCCGCGAAGCCCACGGTGTCTTTTTCGAAGTGGTGCAACGTATTGGCAATTATGACCGTTACGGCGAAGCCAATGCCCATATCCGCATGGCCTCCCAGGCCCGGCAGTACCGCCGCGACGAGGGGCTTTGA